In Synergistota bacterium, the genomic window GATGAGGTGGCGGTTTCTCTCTTTCTGTCAGGGAAAATATGCTTTGACGATATATATAAGATTATAAGAAGAGCGCTGTTTCACTTCCCGATAGAGGAGCTCTCATCACCCGAGGATATATATTTCTGGGATGCTGAAACGCGTGGATTTCTTCAGGGGGTTCTGGAATGACCACGATTTTAGCGTTTCTCTTTGTTATCGGTATAGTCGTTTTCTTTCATGAGTTTGGACATTTCCTGATGGCGAGGCTTGAGGGAATAAAAGTTAAGGAATTCGCGATAGGCTTTGGTCCTCCGGTTTTTTCCAAGATAAGGAAAGACACTATATACTCTTTTAGATTGCTTCCCTTGGGGGGCTTCGTAAGGTTATACGGTGAAACTCCAGAAGAGAAGGGAGAAGGTAGTTTTCTTGATAGTTCGGCTTGGTCTCGCCTTAAGGTTATAGCTGCGGGACCGCTCATGAATTTTGTTCTTGCGGTTTTAATGTTCTTCTTAATATTTACAGTTAGAGGGTATCCTGATCTTGCAACTTGCAGAATTGGAACGGTTATAGCGGGTGCACCGGCTGAAAAAGCGGGGCTTAAGCCGGGAGATGAGATAGTTATGATAGGTAGTGTTAAGGTCACCCGCTGGGAGGAACTCGCGAAAATAATACACGCAAGCGCTGGAAAAAGACTGAAACTCCTCGTTCTGAGGGACGGTAGGGAAATAACGGTGGATGTGGTTCCAGAGTATAATCCAAAGCTTA contains:
- the rseP gene encoding RIP metalloprotease RseP codes for the protein MTTILAFLFVIGIVVFFHEFGHFLMARLEGIKVKEFAIGFGPPVFSKIRKDTIYSFRLLPLGGFVRLYGETPEEKGEGSFLDSSAWSRLKVIAAGPLMNFVLAVLMFFLIFTVRGYPDLATCRIGTVIAGAPAEKAGLKPGDEIVMIGSVKVTRWEELAKIIHASAGKRLKLLVLRDGREITVDVVPEYNPKLKVGLIGITPWVERFNPIGALYYSTKYTLGVSYLMLVAIGRMILRKEKLDIRGPVAVAQLAGQAAKGGWVSLCSFTGLISVNLAFINLFPLPALDGGRLIFILFEIIFRRRLNPKYESTIHYIGFLILITLMILITYHDIVSMR
- a CDS encoding 1-deoxy-D-xylulose-5-phosphate reductoisomerase, producing the protein DEVAVSLFLSGKICFDDIYKIIRRALFHFPIEELSSPEDIYFWDAETRGFLQGVLE